The sequence GCttcttatttttggtgatGACCTCTTCACTTCCCTCTTCACACATTTCTTATCTCTCAACCCCACATGCAAATTTCTCTTATCGTCCCACAAACCTCTCTACTACTACTTCTCTTTCTCCTCCCAAAACTTTGAACATCTCTGTCTGAAAATTTCACAGCTaccaaattcttgaaaatccCACTGATTTCCTTTAATGGCCACCAATACTTTTAACTCTGTATACCACAACCACCATTCTCTCCGGCGTCGCCACTCCATAGACTGCACTcccacctccaccaccacaAACTACCCCTTCTTCCTCAAACCAACCACCTCTACCGCCGCCTCTCCTTTTCTGTCCCACTCCGCTGCTTTCGCCGTCTCCTCCACCACCTTCTCCACTTCCACTACCACCAACCCCTCCACCTCCCAAAACGTTTCCGTCGAGCTCCTCCGCCAGCATTTGTCCTCCAAGAACTTCCGGGAGGCCGACGAGGAGACCCGCCGCCTTCTGATAGTCCTGGCAGGGGAAGCGGCGCAGAAGCGGGGCTACGTCTTCTTCTCGGAGGTGAAGTTCATCTCGGAAGATGACCTGAAAACCATAGATGGGCTGTGGAGAGAGCACAGCGATAACAAATTCGGGTACAGCGTACAGAAAAGGATTTGGAACAAAGTGAACAAAGATTTCACAAAGTTCTTCATCAAAGTCGGGTGGATGAAGAAGC comes from Sesamum indicum cultivar Zhongzhi No. 13 unplaced genomic scaffold, S_indicum_v1.0 C00517, whole genome shotgun sequence and encodes:
- the LOC105155185 gene encoding tetrapyrrole-binding protein, chloroplastic-like, giving the protein MATNTFNSVYHNHHSLRRRHSIDCTPTSTTTNYPFFLKPTTSTAASPFLSHSAAFAVSSTTFSTSTTTNPSTSQNVSVELLRQHLSSKNFREADEETRRLLIVLAGEAAQKRGYVFFSEVKFISEDDLKTIDGLWREHSDNKFGYSVQKRIWNKVNKDFTKFFIKVGWMKKLESSEVEQYNYRSFPTEFTWEMEEGTPEGHLPLTNALRGTQLLNSILSHPAFEGDDEDEDKGKDGVTGAEERDSGIKPLTKRIFKTTYTF